In the genome of Lysobacter sp. 5GHs7-4, the window CAACGCGCGGCGGCCGAGGCGCTGAAGGCGGCGCTGGCGCTCAGCGGCACCACGGTACTGGAGCCGGTGATGACGCTGGTCGTGGACACGCCCGCCGGCAACGTCGGCGACGTGGTCGGCGACCTGCAGCGTCGCTCCGGGCGGGTGCTGGCGATCGACGACCGCGGCACGCGCGCCGACGTCTCCGCGCGCGCGCCGCTGGCGCAGCTGTCGGGCTACACCACCGCGCTGCGTTCGCTGACCCAGGGGCGGGCGTCGGCCTCGCTGGTGTTCGACGGCTACGAGGTCGCGCGAGACGGTTAAGTCTGCATCAGCTGGCAACACGACGGAGGGCCGGCATTGCCGGCCCTCCTTCTTTGAGCCAGCGATCAAGCAAGCAATGCACGTCGCTTTCTGTGGGAGCGGCGTAAGCCGCGATTCGCCGCGAACTCGCGAGGTCTTCCCCTGTTGGGGTAGCCGCGGCTTACGCCGCTCCCACAGAAGCCCCGTCGCTTCGATGCAGCGATTAGGAGCGACGCATGCGTCGTTGTCGGGCCGGCGCGGTCCCGTTGCGCTGCCGCTGCCGGAAGTTGCCAACCACAAAGAGGGCGCCGTGCGGCCCCGCTCCTCTCGTCGTATGCTCCCGCCAGGGGAGCCGCCGCTACAGGGAATGTGGCTCGCGTCGCACTGTCAGGGAAGCTATGCCATGTCCGAGCCGATGTCCGCGCTGGCCGATGAAGCGCCGCTGGCGCTGTGCCTGTCCGGCGGTGGCCTGAGAGCCACCTTGTTCCATCTGGGCGTGCTGCAGGCGCTGCGCGCGGCACGCCGCGGCGGCCGCTCCGCGCTGGAAAGCGTCGGCGAAATCTACTCGGTGTCCGGTGGCAGCATTCTGGCCGCGCATCTGGTGTTGAACTGGGAGAAGTACTGCGGCTCGGAAGACGAATTTCAGGAAATGGCAAGGCAGATTCGTGCGCTGGCCTATCGCGACATTCGCAATCGTGTCCTGCGTCGATGGCTCAGTTCATGCCTGCTCATCGTGCCGAGGCTTATGAAGCGCGGCCCGCGGACGTACTGGCTGAGACAGGAGTACGAATCGCTCTATTCCAAGGCATGCCTGGAAGAACTGCGTGGTCGCGAAGGGCGGCCCCGGCCCGTGTTGCATCTCCTTTCCACCAGCTTCAGGACGGGAGACATGTGCAGTTTTTCGGCCAGGCATTTCGAGGTAAGCCAGGTGGCGCGTGGCGCTCGAGAGGCGAAGCTGATCAGAACCACCGCGGGTCGGATTCCCGTCGCATTCGCGGTCGCGGCATCGAGCGCGTTCCCGCCGCTGTTCCCGCCGCTGCGGTTGACCGATCGCATGCTGTCCAATGTGGACGATCCGGCGCTGCAAGGCATCACGGATCTGTCCGATGGTGGTGTTTACGACAATCTGGGCGCAGAAAAACTCATCTACGACAGGAGTAGAGGTGCCAGTCGCGCAAGTACAGTCGTCCTAAGCAACGCGGGCGCTTCTTTCCGCACCGACCAAGGTGCCTGGCTCTGGGGTGTCGTGTCTCGCAACGTGCGTGCGTCGGACATCATGATGCGACGCTCAGCGGACAGTACCGATCACCGGATCGCTTCGGTCGGGATGGAGGTGGTCGATGTTCGTATAGGTCAGTCGGTGGATGACGCGTATCTGTCTGAAGACACGCAGGGCAGGCTCAACAAGGTCAGAACCGACCTAGACAGGTTTACGCCGATGCTGGCGGACATGCTGGTCGCGCATGGGTTCGGTACGGGGCTGCAGGCGCTGCGCAAATGCCAGTTCGAAACCGGCGACGCGCGCCCGGACGCGCCGCAGGCGTCGGCGGCCAAGCTGGAACAGGTGGCAGAGGATGCCGCCAAGCGCGGAGCGTTCGTGCTCGATCTTGGCGATTGGGCGACGTACGCGCTGTATGCGATTTTTCTTGTCGTGTTCACGCCGATCTTCCTGGTGCTTCAAATGTCCTTGCTCGCGGAGAAAGTGGCTGCAGAGAAGGTCACCAACGAGGGCGCCAAGGATCGTAAGATCGAAGCGCAACGAGAAGAGATAAAGCAATTGTCGCAAGACAAGAAGGATTTGATTGCCGAATTGAAGAAAGCGGGGATGCTCAAGGATCCGGTGAGGCCGCCGGCCGGGGCGTTGGCGAGGGGCGACTATCAAGTCTGGATTCAGTTTGCGGGAGCGATTCGGCGCGACGAGATGAAGGATTTCGGACGGCGCATACAGAGCCAGTGGCCCAATGCGCCTGGCGCGCTGGATGGTGGCGAACGAACCCCGGAGGCGGACAAGCGGCGCGAAGTTCGCTACGGCAACTCTGAGGATCTGCCGGCGGCGATACAGCTGACGGCCGATATCGATGCCACCGGTTTGTTCGCTCCGATGAACCGGCCGCAGCCGAGTACAGATATCGCGCCGCGTTCACTGGAGATTTGGGTAAGTCGCTAGCCCAATGCGGCCATAGTTGTGGCGCTTTGTCACACGGCTGCAGGGCGCAAGCGCAGCAGGCTGAATCCCATCGCCGCATAGCCGGTACCTAGTACGCGATTGAACCAGCGTGCGCGCGCCGGTTGCGCTAGCCAACTGCGCAAGGCGCCGGCCAACATCACGTAGCACAGGTGCGACAGCACCGTGCAGGCGGCGAAGCTCAGGGTGAGGGCGAAGAACTGCGGCAGCAGCGGCGCGTCGGTGCGCATGAACTGCGGCAGCAGTGCGGTGAAGAACAGGATGCTCTTGGGGTTGGTGGTCGCGACCAGCAGGCCTTGCCAGAACAGGCGCTGCGGTGCGCCTGCGCGAACCGGCGAGGGCGCGCGCGCGAACAGGTCGTCGCGTGCGCGCCATTGCCGCAGGCCCAGCCAGATCAGGTAGGCCGCGCCGGCCAGCTTGAGCGCGGCGAACAACCAGGCCGAGGTCTTGAGCAGCGCGCCCAGGCCCAGCATCGCGGTCGCCGACACCAGGAACACGCCCAAGGCATTGCCGACCGAGCCCAGCATTGCGCGGCGCGCGCCGTGCGCGGCGGTGTTGGACACCGCCAGCAACACTGCCGGTCCCGGACTGAACGCGGTCAGCAACGCCAGCGTGCAGAACAGCCCCCAGGACGCGGCGCTCATACGCTACCAGCCCGCCAGGGTCAGCTTGCCGATGGTGCTGCCCGATTCCAGGCGGCGGTGCGCCTCGCGCAGGTGGGCGGCGTCGATGCGGCCCAGGGTTTCGGTGTGGGTGCCGCGCAACTCGCCGCCGTCGATGAGCTTGGCCACGCGATCGAGGATGCGC includes:
- a CDS encoding patatin-like phospholipase family protein encodes the protein MSEPMSALADEAPLALCLSGGGLRATLFHLGVLQALRAARRGGRSALESVGEIYSVSGGSILAAHLVLNWEKYCGSEDEFQEMARQIRALAYRDIRNRVLRRWLSSCLLIVPRLMKRGPRTYWLRQEYESLYSKACLEELRGREGRPRPVLHLLSTSFRTGDMCSFSARHFEVSQVARGAREAKLIRTTAGRIPVAFAVAASSAFPPLFPPLRLTDRMLSNVDDPALQGITDLSDGGVYDNLGAEKLIYDRSRGASRASTVVLSNAGASFRTDQGAWLWGVVSRNVRASDIMMRRSADSTDHRIASVGMEVVDVRIGQSVDDAYLSEDTQGRLNKVRTDLDRFTPMLADMLVAHGFGTGLQALRKCQFETGDARPDAPQASAAKLEQVAEDAAKRGAFVLDLGDWATYALYAIFLVVFTPIFLVLQMSLLAEKVAAEKVTNEGAKDRKIEAQREEIKQLSQDKKDLIAELKKAGMLKDPVRPPAGALARGDYQVWIQFAGAIRRDEMKDFGRRIQSQWPNAPGALDGGERTPEADKRREVRYGNSEDLPAAIQLTADIDATGLFAPMNRPQPSTDIAPRSLEIWVSR
- a CDS encoding LysE family translocator, with the translated sequence MSAASWGLFCTLALLTAFSPGPAVLLAVSNTAAHGARRAMLGSVGNALGVFLVSATAMLGLGALLKTSAWLFAALKLAGAAYLIWLGLRQWRARDDLFARAPSPVRAGAPQRLFWQGLLVATTNPKSILFFTALLPQFMRTDAPLLPQFFALTLSFAACTVLSHLCYVMLAGALRSWLAQPARARWFNRVLGTGYAAMGFSLLRLRPAAV